The DNA segment AGAGGCATTTCTGGGAGTCCAATGTGCGCTCATCCATACTGCAGAGCCATAATCACCACAGGCGAAAAACAGGATACGTTTCAACTGTTTTTTGTTCGCCTTACATACCTTCCAAGCGACACGAACAGATTAGTCGaggaacaaattttgtttcagcTGTGGATGCCTGATTTCCGGTTTCACACGGATTATTAATGCGTTACTGCAAACGGAAAGGGCGAGCGATGTCCGTCATATAGTAAGTGGCAGGTGGCCCATCCTCCACATCGCTTAGCCCAGAAATTCTGTGCAAGCGCAGGTTTAAAGGATTGCACCTACGCACTTTCCGCCTTGGTGGTTTACTGGATAGAGTGCCCGGCTAATgagccggatttcccgggttcgaaccagaccgcggtggccacgtttcgatggaggcgggacgcaaaggtgcccgtgtgctgtgcgatttcggtgcacgtcaaagatactcaggtggtcgtaattattctggagacctctactacggcacctctttcttcctttgttctttcactccgacttttattccttcccttacggcgcggttccggggtccaccgagatatgcgagacaatcactgtgccatttcttttactgaaagaccaattttcaattttacccaCGCACTGATCCAACGTAGCATGCATGACGCGCAGGTGGAGGCGAGCGAGGCGTTCCTCGGCGAGCTACGCTCCCGGAAGCGCGTAGCCCTGGAGTTGTCGCTGTTCGGCTACGCCTACAGGCTACGCAACACTGGGAGCTACGAGCTGCGAGCCAGCGTCCGTGGACCCGCGCCCCCGAGACCGTTCATCGACGAGCGCGGGCTTCTCGTCTATTTCGAGGTGCTTATGTCGCGTCTTTTCTACGCAGCCACCGATCCTGGTCGTCGCCTTGGCCACTGATCGCTTCTTCGCACGTTTCACAATACCACCGCAAATGGCACTTATCATCGATAGATATACAACTGAACCTCGTTTTAACGAAGTggttcttcatagcccatattGACCGCGCTCCCAAGGAGAATCGCCAGTGCTTAGTTGTATTCAATTTTTCGCTATAAACCGTTTCGTCATAACAAGGTTCGACTGTCACTTTCTAAAATGGCCGTAGAGGATCTGTGTCCAGGAGGGTTTCGTTTCGTCCGGTCTATAATTCGGCTAAGATGCGTGCGCAACGGTAGTTTTCCTTGCACTGTCAATTCTAGGGCTGATATAGCCTGCCTTATGGCAAAGTCACTTCTCTTCACTATGTAGAGAGCATAGGAGAGGTGAATATGTTAAAGCGTTGTCGTTGTTAACGCCGCCATGCTTGCTTAGCCATATTATCCGTGCGGTTGGAATTACCGTAGTTAGCGTGCTTACCGTACGGCGCGGTGCTAAACACTGTATTACCAGATGCAACCATAATAAACGTGCTACAGTTACACACACTCACGGCGCTTTTGCACAATGTCTATGCACACAAGATGCCGACTGACCACGTGCATGTGGTGCACGCGTGCGCAGATCTGCCTCGAATTCAGCTCCGACCTGTCGGTGCCACTGTACAACAAGGAAGCCGACTGCAAGATCGCCGTCAACCGGGACAAAGGACAGTGGATTGGTTACGACAACAATGCCACCATTCTCAACAACGTCTGTGCGCGTATCCTAGCTCGCAATGTTTCTGATTTGCGAAGCGTCGCACTCAATCTACTGCTTGCCTGTAAAACATATCCGTGAAGCACGCCTTGAAAATCAGGGCGGCGCATGCATCAGCACATTCCGGAGCGGTGGCTTGCACTCACGTCACAGGTAGTGGCCGCCGTGCTTGAGACCACGTGTACAGCGAAAACCTACACAATTCTTCCCTTATCGTCACCTGCATTCTGTAACCTATACCCCGTGCTCTTTACCCCTGTCTTGTTATTGTAGCATCTGAAGTTCCGCAACGCAGAATTACGGCCATAAAGCTTTCGCGGACGTATGCTGGAGCAGCTGTTCAGGAGTGGAATTACCCTCACGCACTATTGCGATATGCTTAAGCTGGGTATAGACAAAGTTAGGTTGTCACGTCGTCTCTCACATGACCAATGCATTGCTGACACGTTGATGCCACACCACATAACTGAAAGCTCAAGTCACTGTGCTGCGTTCACGGCCTGAAGGTACGTTTCTGAGTTATACGAGCTTTAAAGTCCCAAACTCTATACTATCAGCCATGAAAAGAAGGAAGATGAGGTGGAAACACAAATAATACCAACATATTACCTCCTGGAGAGTAAATACAAGCGAGGTTTATTAAGATTTCAGCAAAAAGTTTTCGCACCTTCGAAATTAATAACAGGAGCCAGCATTGAGCTTCCCCTGGCTAGCAGCTtcttacagtgctgtttgtggctcagttgtcttgtttgcGTCTCATTTCTTGCTACGAGGGAcactgcagtggaaggctccATACATTCAGgcaccctggggttctttaacgcggcccccagtcgcacagcagacggtttacagcgagagctgtcggTAAAAAGACCACCAAAAAAATGGCGTCGTGCGCCGTCCACACCGTTAACCACTGCGGAAGAAAGAGAGGCACACCACCTTCCGCGCTCGAGGCGGCTGGCGAGACGCGCTTTGAAAGTTTGCGGgagaggagaaacggcgcgtcAAGAACAAGCACTTCAGAAGATAGAAGCGAGAAAGAGAGCGCTGTCGCCACTGCACGGGAGTAAAACAGACCGGAGACATTTACAATCATTACAGTGACCGCAGTGGTGTGCTGTTCGTAGCGGAAGAACCGGTGTTAATGTGGAATGAGGTAAACGCACGGTACGATCGACAGCGCATTCAAAGCAGCTGTGGGGGTGTAAAAACACTTCATGACAAATGAAGGTCATGCACACGTTAAGTTGTACTAGTTACACACACCATTTAAAGAATTGCCGTTTACGCTGAGCTGCGAAAATTTGGACACCTAATCGTTATAAGCTGTGACAATGCGGGAACATAAGAACCTCACTGTGAGGTGCCATGCATGACTTTgcacctgccagccgtggcatATGACAAGGTTCTTCCAACagtcattaaagctgcgaactgggcgagttggtattgattcatatttgaacagcgcaataaaacaacgggacacaacgaagaaaggacaccacaagcgctgactcgcaactagattttaattcacgtccaagcatcttaaatactaagaacgccaaacacaaacaagagggaaaaaccaaaagaaaaacgatacaaagctgctaatcatgcccacaaaggtgacaatcagcacgagcgcgagactacacatcttggccggataaaaacatcatctctttatcagttagtgtgacagaaggatcactaatacagctatcaggttccaagcggatgtgaaaagcctccaaaatttcccgcgttaggctgtcattatgttttcctaggatgacggtgttagacaacagaggggtgcaagtaccttctctccagtggcgggcaaggttacaagaagacccattacctcgggacctgtggtgctcactaagacgagcgttgatgcaacgtcctgtctggccgatataactcaacccgcaagtgcacggaatcctgtagacaacccccacattacagggcacaaaagggttcttatggttggtctgacaacccccagtctttttcttcgcggttgttgccttagccttctcttccacctgcctgcaaacacctctaagttttttaggcgctgaaaagaccacatcaacatcgtatctcgccgcaacattcttcaaaccatgtcccacaccatgcgtgtaaggcaccaccacaaacttctttttttccctttttggcttatccccgctcttgatccatctaagaagcttatcgcattccctggaaatcacatgagaagggtaaccactagattttaatcggccaacatgacgcaaaatactttcattgattctttcaagacatgacttgttcatggcagatttcaggctagaaaaaacaatgccattttttaccagttttgtgtggcttgattggtaatttagaaaagacttggtagagcgagggaaatattcccaacacaaatgacgctcttccaacaacagtcttaagtccagaaattgaagtacatcttgtttaggaagttcagtcgtgaaagttagtcccatcgcgcattctctgaaaaccttcagtacatctaccacgctacgcgtcaagtaacccttcctaacaaaaacaatataatcatcgacataccgaaaaatcctcagaaccaacccgtcacatctcctgtctatggatctgtctaccctggcaaggaagatattggctaacacaggtgctactttagatcctatgcacactccatcattctgcgcaaacgatttccctttccattcaatgacagttgaacggaggtaaaaagacagaatctctaagaagctctcaagggacacaccacatctagcaataaaatcagtttcattgttgtaatcagcgatgcacatttttacacttttcatgaggtcatcatgaggtagagaataatataggtcttgcacatcaatgctgaaagcatcACACCTTCCCGGGTTATTGGATTTTAGGAAGTCAACCAAAGCACCAGAATTAGAGATGTGAAAAGGATCCTCAATTATCAAACAcgacaaatgcttttgaagatagctagacacgaagaactgccaagtgccgtgctcagaCACGATAGATCTGAAGGGAACATTGTCCTTATGcgtctttgcagaaaagaaaacctgaaggtGCGATCCTTTTGCGCTCTTCACAGAAGCCGCGAGGCGTTGCAAGTTGTTCTCCTCCAAAAGACGAAGGGCACTTGCCTTGACTTTGTTAGCTCTGAAAGTTACGGACTTGAAGTTCTTCGTTAAggcttgatgcgctttttcttcaaaggtgCCAGCAGGGAGAACGACGAAGCACCCTTCCTTGTCGGCGACCATTATCCTGAGACCACTAGATGCAGCAAAGTCAACGAGCTTTTTCATGCGGTGGTAATTCCGTGGTTTCTCTTTTGTTCTTTCGAAAACTTCGACACATTCCGAGATGCATTGAAACTGACTATCTTTGCCTGCCAACcgggatattttctttgacaaggcAAGTTTCTCGGTAGCTTTCAACCGTGGGTCATATGCAAACTTCGGTCCCAACCTGAGAGTTGCTAGATGTTCTTCCGGCACGTCGCATTCGCCCAGGACAACAACCTTTCCTTGCTCCGCAGCGTCCTTCTTCTTTCTCGGCAAGCCTGTCCGGACTGAGTTCCAGAGGAACTCTGTAATAAAATCCATCGTCCCACACCACTCCGAGAAGCCTTGCTGCCGATCGGTCCTGCCACAAATAACCCGTAGATGGTCTTTGAAGAACCGTGCTTGACGCCACAATTCGGACTTCATGATCTTGCAAATTCGCCTGGTGTGTGGTTTTTTGGAGCCGTCAAGAGGACACACCAGGCGAATTTGCAAGATCATGAAGTCCGAATTGTGGCGTCAAGCACGGTTCTTCAAAGACCATCTACGGGTTATTTGTGGCAGGACCGATCGGCAGCAAGGCTTCTCGGAGTGGTGTGGGACGATGGATTTTATTACAGAGTTCCTCTGGAACTCAGTCCGGACAGGCTTGCCGAGAAAGAAGAAGGACGCTGCGGAGCAAGGAAAGGTTGTTGTCCTGGGCGAATGCGACGTGCCGGAAGAACATCTAGCAACTCTCAGGTTGGGACCGAAGTTTGCATATGACCCACGGTTGAAAGCTACCGAGAAACTTgccttgtcaaagaaaatatcccgGTTGGCAGGCAAAGATAGTCAGTTTCAATGCATCTCGGAATGTGTCGAAGTTTTCGAAAGAACAAAAGAGAAACCACGGAATTACCACCGCATGAAAAAGCTCGTTGACTTTGCTGCATCTAGTGGTCTCAGGATAATGGTCGCCGACAAGGAAGGGTGCTTCGTCGTTCTCCCTGCTGGcacctttgaagaaaaagcgcatcaagccTTAACGAAGAACTTCAAGTCCGTAACTTTCAGAGCTAACAAAGTCAAGGCAAGTGCCCTTCGTCTTTTGGAGGAGAACAACTTGCAACGCCTCGCGGCTTCTGTGAAGAGCGCAAAAGGATCGCaccttcaggttttcttttctgcaaagacgCATAAGGACAATGTTCCCTTCAGATCTATCGTGtctgagcacggcacttggcagttcttcgtgtctagctatcttcaaaagcatttgtcgTGTTTGATAATTGAGGATCCTTTTCACATCTCTAATTCTGGTGCTTTGGTTGACTTCCTAAAATCCAATAACCCGGGAAGGTGTgatgctttcagcattgatgtgcaagacctatattattctctacctcatgatgacctcatgaaaagtgtaaaaatgtgcatcgctgattacaacaatgaaactgattttattgctagatgtggtgtgtcccttgagagcttcttagagattctgtctttttacctccgttcaactgtcattgaatggaaagggaaatcgtttgcgcagaatgatggagtgtgcataggatctaaagtagcacctgtgttagccaatatcttccttgccagggtagacagatccatagacaggagatgtgacgggttggttctgaggatttttcggtatgtcgatgattatattgtttttgttaagaagggttacttgacgcgtagcgtggtagatgtactgaaggttttcagagaatgcgcgatgggactaactttcacgactggacttcctaaacaagatgtacttcaatttctggacttaagactgttgttggaagagcgtcatttgtgttgggaatatttccctcgctctaccaagtcttttctaaattacctatcaagccacacaaaactggtaaaaaatggcattgttttttctagcctgaaatctgccatgaacaagtcatgtcttgaaagaatcaatgaaagtattttgcgtcaagttggccgattaaaatctagtggttacccttctcatgtgatttccagggaatgcgataagcttcttagatggatcaagagcggggataagccaaaaagggaaaaaaagaagtttgtggtggtgccttacacgcatggtgtgggacatggtttgaagaatgttgcggcgagatacgatgttgatgtggtcttttcagcgcctaaaaaacttagaggtgtttgcaggcaggtggaagagaaggctaaggcaacaaccgcgaagaaaaagactgggggttgtcagaccaaccataagaacccttttgtgccctgtaatgtgggggttgtctacaggattccgtgcacttgcgggttgagttatatcggccagacaggacgttgcatcaacgctcgtcttagtgagcaccacaggtcccgaggtaatgggtcttcttgtaaccttgcccgcc comes from the Amblyomma americanum isolate KBUSLIRL-KWMA chromosome 1, ASM5285725v1, whole genome shotgun sequence genome and includes:
- the LOC144136106 gene encoding chitinase-3-like protein 1, coding for MHDAQVEASEAFLGELRSRKRVALELSLFGYAYRLRNTGSYELRASVRGPAPPRPFIDERGLLVYFEICLEFSSDLSVPLYNKEADCKIAVNRDKGQWIGYDNNATILNNVLFAKRMRMGSIAVVTVDMDDYNGNCGQRNVLLGQLHNALNELDRPIKRLSANLSPSESASSSTTAPAAVAQWNEQERYIHC